The window ACAGACATTTTTATAACCAGCtctgttttttttccagatgaCAAGAGAAAGTTTAGCATTGGATAATAAGTTGCAGTCTTACAGAAAATACAATCTAGATAccaatttgtcatttttttcataaAGCCTTTTTACTCATCTCCTAATAAAGGGGACCTCTTAAGAGTGCCACTTTGGTCATCTTTTGAACCTTTATATGTTAATGGCTGCTACTGAGGCGTCCTGATTGTACGACTTAAAAAGAAAGCAGCAAAATCTGAGTTTACCTGAGTCTCTGGGGATCTGTTTCCTCCCCATAAACAGCAGTGAACTGAACCACTACTGACTTAGCAAGCAGTTTGCATTGAAAGACCCTGAAGAAGCTATTCCCAAGTAATAACTCAGGCAGCTGAGCTGGGAATGTTACATGAgtttatgtgttttgtttttcaccagtgtgtaaataaacattaaattggAGTACAGTTGTATATCAAGCTATATCCCTAATCTGTGGGTCCTGTTACTTGGTAGGAGCTCAGCATTGAGGATCTCAGGTTGCCCACctctttctttcaaaagaaaacactTGTGGGCGGTGGAGGCTGGTTTTCTGGGAAATGTTGGCAACATACCTCAGTAATTTTTTTGGAGATTTCAGAAAATTTTTAAGCTTTTGGCCTCTCCAAGTGTAGTAGAGTAGTAGAATTTaatctttcagttttctttgcaTTAGTTCCTTAAGGTAATAGAGAAGCACAGTATATTTCAATTATCATAAGAATTTTAGGAAATTTAAATTAAACACCTGGTTACCACCTTTGGAAAGATCATGTGAAAAAAATCTATCACTTCTGTTGTAGATCTTTTAGTTCTAGATTTAAAGAGTTGTTTACCTGAATCCTTTTTACAGCTACTACAGATGTTTATAAACTTCTGAGTTCCACTCTAAAAGCAGTGGTGGAGATTGTATGTAGTAATAGAAacatcaagggggaaaaaaatcactgggttttgtttctcaaaaaaaatgGACCCATAATCTGTAAAGGACTAAGTTACATATTTTCCTTGAAAATGTACTTCTAGGTCTCTGGATTGGCTGCTTTTTAGATTGGCATGGTTACACTGACTTCAGAATTGAAACAGTTTGTGTCTATCACACAAGTTTAATGTCACCATGCATGTTTGAAAGCCAAATAGCTTGTAATCCCTCCAGTACAAATTATAGGGAATTCTACATTTGGGATATAAATTGGGGCAAAACTCCATGTGTTTCTGTTCTAAGCACAGTTAGCATTTGACCTGTAAGAATGGGAGTATCTATATCTCTGAAAATAATGGGATGGCTAAATGCTGCTTTCATATTAAATTGCTGTTTGGTATCTTGCTGACTGTATCAGTGTTTATGGTGGGTGCTGCCTCTCTACTAGGAGCTGGAAGTAAAAACCTGAGCACCTTTGTTTCTGCTAAAGAAAGGGTTTTAAGTTTGAGGCAGCAGCTACTAGAAACTGGGGTGGTAGGAATGTTGGACATCGGGCAGAACTGAGTTTGACTAAAGTGATGTTACCGCACTAACCCGCTCCCCTCTCAGGGTCAGTGCATGGCGCTGTTCTGGCTGCCGTCCTGAATCGGGCTGTTTCCAACAGGATGGTGGAGCACGAGGCCTCCTACCGCATAGCTGCATCCAGAACAAGGTCTGTTATAGAGAGAGCAACCTGCTGATCGCGGAGGGGGGATTTGTCCTGAGCAGCCCTTTAGAGTGATGCAAAGCCCCAGTTCCTCTACATCTGTACTGGCTGCTTTTGGCTATGATCTGTAAAGCATTGACTTGATCTCCAAAGTCTTAGGCAGTTTGGCACCAAATGCTGCCAAGAATATGCCTTTTCTCAAACTGCTTTTAAAGACCTTGGATGCTTTCATTAGCAAGGGTCCCTTGGCTTGGTTGTACACAAGCCCAGGCAAAGATTGTTTCTTCTCTTAGCTGTTCCTGTGCTGGTCATTTCCTGCAAGTATGGATGGATGTGGCTTGTTTGTACGGGTGCCCTGAAGCCTTTAGCCCAGTGCTGCATTTTTCTAACAAGTAGACAATTCCCTGTAAAGAACTGTTTACAGGTTTATGTAGTTTACTGCATAACAGGATGAAATGCCAATCATTCCATTATATGAAAACACACTGTCCCTAAGAAACCAGTACCGCTTCAAGAACCATCTCTTGTTGTTGAGAGACCTGGGTAGATGGTTTTCTTTCCACAGCAGGCGTGGATTCACCTTTGCTTAAAAAGCAATGTGGGGGTGGGGTTGAAGTCTGGAAGGTCTTATAACTAACTCTTAAGAGGTCCTGGAGTTGAAGCAGATGATGTGCCAGGTATGATCTGTGTATCCAACATAGCCTTCCGGTGACACTTACAAAAACGGCTGGAGAAACAAGATGGACGCGTACGCTGTGGCTTTTAAGCTGCAGTACATGGTTAGGCCTCACATGGCCCTGAGTACATCAGTGAGAGGTTGGTAAGATGCTTTACTATGCAGAGCATAACTGAGGTGGTGTTGGATATTTGATTTGGAAAAATTGTCAGGTTTTGATAATAGTATTGAAAAGTGGAAACTCTCAGTTTCTGTGCTGGGGAGAAGAAAGTCTTGGAGACGGAAGTAGGAGGGAATCCCGGTCTACTGGTGTAAGTAGAAAGTATTGACTGGTTTCTGAGGACTCAGATTTTCTAAGTCTCATCTGttaaaacttcagcttcttttttGGAGGGGATTGTTGAAATAGGGTTGTaggagtgtgtgtatgtttgtgtgtcttTTGCCAACTAGTTGATTTTGGGGAAGACAAGGAAGGTTAATGAGTTATAATAAATCTTCTTACATCTATTTCCTAAAGGCAAACGAATGCACGTGCAGTTGTCCACCAGCCGGCTTCGCACTGCCCCTGGGATGGGAGACCAGAGTGGCTGCTATCGGTGTGGGAAAGAGGGGCACTGGTCCAAAGAGTGTCCAGTAGATCGTTCGGGCCGTGTGGCGGACTTTACCGAGCAGTATAATGAACAGTATGGAGCGGTGCGCACACCTTACACCATGGGCTACGGGGAATCCGTGTATTACAACGACGCATACGGAGCACTTGACTACTATAAGCGTTACCGAGTCCGCTCTTACgaggcagtggcagcagcagcagcagcttccgcGTACAACTATGCAGAGCAGACCATGTCTCATCTGCCTCAAGTCCAGAACACAGCTGTGACCAGTCACCTCAACTCCACTTCCGTTGATCCCTACGACAGACACCTGTTGCCAAACTCAGGCGCTGCCGCCGCCTCGGCTGCTATGGCTGCTGCCGCTGCCACCACTTCCTCCTATTACGGAAGGGACAGGAGCCCCCTGCGTCGTGGTGCAGCTGTACTCCCCACAGTCGGAGAGGGCTACGGTTATGGGCCAGAGAGCGAGCTGtctcaggcttcagcagctgcacgGAATTCTCTGTATGACATGGCCCGGTATGAACGGGAGCAGTATGTGGACCGAGCACGGTACTCAGCCTTTTAAAAACTGGAGGTGAGAGTGGGGTGGGTGTGGTTAAGAGATTCCATTTAGTTCCCCAGAAAGGAGACCTTGCCACATAGAGGAAGCTAAAGCCACCTGTTTGCTGTCAGGACAGTATCCGAAAGGTAGTCACTGCATTTTagtcttaaatatttttctaggcCAGAACTTCATTTGGCTTGTTGAGGTCTTCATTTACAACTCCAACCAACTTGTCCATCCCGGGAAAACAACAACTCAGATTATTAGGATATTGTTCTTTAATCAAATGTAAGCAGATCCGGGTTACAGGAAACAGTTGAAGAGAACACTTGAGTACTCCGCACACACATCGTCCAATGATACAGCGAGGCTTTAAGACACTTCCTTTTACGGAGCAAGGAAcctaaggcccagagaggttaagtgcttTGTCTGA is drawn from Bubalus kerabau isolate K-KA32 ecotype Philippines breed swamp buffalo chromosome 5, PCC_UOA_SB_1v2, whole genome shotgun sequence and contains these coding sequences:
- the LOC129652282 gene encoding RNA-binding protein 4B isoform X1, coding for MVKLFIGNLPREATEQEIRSLFEQYGKVLECDIIKNYGFVHIEDKTAAEDAIRNLHHYKLHGVNINVEASKNKSKASTKLHVGNISPTCTNQELRAKFEEYGPVIECDIVKDYAFVHMERAEDAVEAIRGLDNTEFQGKRMHVQLSTSRLRTAPGMGDQSGCYRCGKEGHWSKECPVDRSGRVADFTEQYNEQYGAVRTPYTMGYGESVYYNDAYGALDYYKRYRVRSYEAVAAAAAASAYNYAEQTMSHLPQVQNTAVTSHLNSTSVDPYDRHLLPNSGAAAASAAMAAAAATTSSYYGRDRSPLRRGAAVLPTVGEGYGYGPESELSQASAAARNSLYDMARYEREQYVDRARYSAF